Part of the Imperialibacter roseus genome, GAAAAATATCCGGAATCAATCATAAGTTCGTATGCGTTCTGGATTTTCAAAACATTTTTCTGATGATCTTGCATACCCCATACACTATTGACATGCAATCGATGAACAGCCATTACAGTAGGAATATAGTAGTAGTCGCCATGTTGAGCGTTCAAAAGATGAAGTAGCCAATCTCCCAGCTTTGCCTGGAAAAAAAAGTCAGGATATTTATCAATAAGGTGGTTTTTAAATATGACCGAACATGTAGGCATTGCATTACTAAAGGTGATATCACTAAATGTATGTTCTTTGGCTCCGCTGAAATTACAATACAAAAAAGACGCTTTTGTATAGTCGCCTTCATATCGCTCCTCGGTATTGTGAAAACAGCCAACGAAAGTTGGGTTAGTTTCTAAAAAATCGATCTGGGTTTGCAACTTATTAGGATCCGTCCAGAAATCGTCACCTTCAAAATAAGCAATATATTTGCCTAACGGGCTGGTAATCAAGTCCATCCAATTTCTTGCAGGCCCAACATTTCGCTCCTGGAAAATCAATCTAATTGTTTCAGGATGCTTGTCCTTGAACTCCTTGATTATCTCACGAGTTCCGTCTGTAGAAAAGTCATCTGCAATAATGAGTTCAAAGGGAAAGTTCACTTTTTGCATAAATACCCCATCAAGTGCATCCCTAATGTAAGCTTCATGATTGTAGGTGATCAAGCAAATTGAAAGAACAGGATCCATTTACCAGCTATTTACCCTTTTCACACAGAAGGAAAATACTTGAACAAAGGTCAGGGTACTGATGCCCAAGCTGGTAACAACCTTCCAGATACTCATTGCTTATAATGTCCGTTTGCAGGAGCCTGTCCCATTGAAAGTTTGCCAGTGCTTTAAAAAAGATGCCCGTTCGGAAAACGACATTCAAGCCAGCAGCTTTTGCATCTCGCTCAAGAGTATCAAGTGTATAGGTAATACGATGGCCATGCTCACTTTCCGCAGGTGTAATGGCAGAATTATGAGAAATAAGCCCCATTTTCACCGCTATCTGCCTTGAAGGTGCGTTGGCATTAGGGCAAACGAGAAACAGCCTACCATTGTCGGAAAGCCACTGATCATTTATCTTTTTTAGCACTAAAACCGGATCATCGATATGCTCCAGCACGTGAGTAAGTATGACGTTGTCATATTTTTCATTCAATTCAAGACTCTCAAACAGCGAATTAACAAACTTAACCTTGCCGCCAAGCTCCTTTTTTGCCAGCTGTATAGCCTCATCCGAAGCTTCTACACAAGTTATATCATCAAAATGGGGTATCAGCCTCTTCGTAAAGTCTCCCTTGAAGCTTCCTAATTCGAGTAAAGACCCAGGTCTGAAAAAATTGGTAAACGATTTGAGCATGAAGCCATGCATTACGTCAAAGTCGAAATCATAGGCATATTTATGATCGCTGGTATCTTTTAACTCTTTGTTATAATCCCTGTCTTTCATAATGCTTCTATTCAATTTCAAACTCATTTTTAATACTTCACCGTCTCGGTGATTGGCTTCAAAATTATGCTTTTTATATAGATGAATTGCAGGCTTTGCCTGACAATTAACTTCCAGGCCGATTTTATGGTAATTTCTTACCTTCCCGTATTCGATACAATTGGATAGTAAATTACCTGCAACACCCATTCCAAAATAGGCTTTGACCGTACTAACGTTGGTTATGTAGCCTATGCCATGAGTGTCGTCATTAAAATATGCTGCGACTAAGCCAACAAGCCTGTCTTGGGCCCATGCCTCAAAAGTGACGGCATTTGAACGTATTTTATTTGCGTACTCATTAATATTCACTTTCGTGTCTAAACAGGGGCTGAAATTTTCTTTGCAGTCATTTAAATGATTGGCAATATCCGTCCACAGAGCAGTATTTATTCGAAAAAATAGTTCAGTTGATACCAATTTTAGAATTCTTAAATGTCGATCAATTGTGCCAACCCAAACCCGTATTTGCCAAACTCGTTGCCATTATAAAGAAGGTAAATATTATTCTCAACAGCAAAAATATGCGGGTAACACATCATTTCAGAGTCCCATCCATTCTCCGACTTTTCGATTCCTCCTATTGAGTCATCTCTGATCCAGTTAACGAGGTCATGGGAATATGCGTATCCCAGTCGATAGCCTCTTTCAGGGTTTTTCCGGAAATCGGTAGCGTGCCTGAAGCAAAAGTACATATGGTAATAGCCGCTATGCTTAATGACTGTAGGAAGAGCCTGACACTCATTTTCATCGATAACACTACCAATAATTTCAACGCCGTCTTTCTTTTCCCAGCTAACTCCGTCGTTTGAAGTAGCGTGCGCAATTTTATACACCCTGGCTGGAGGCTCGTCATTTTGCGCTTCTATCCAATTTTTCCCGAAAATATACCACATGTGAAAAACGCCGTCGAAAACTTTAACAAAAGAGTCTCCTACAAGCATCGGCTCTTTCAATGATGATGAAAGCACTGGGCCGTCGCCTATTTTTTTAAAAGTATCGCCGTTATCGTCACTTATAGCCAACCCAGTTGAGGTATCAACTGATACCGATACTCTTCTGTTCCAACCACATGTATAGGCCATGATTTGACCATTATGTAATAACGGGTTAATGGGAAAGATTCCGTGCTCATCAAAACAACCCAGTTTTCCGAGAGGAATCACCTCCTTTTTCGAAAAGTTTATGAGTTCCTTTAGCTCCTTATCGAAGTCAACAAATGCTATTTCACTAAGAAACTTTCCTGTTTGGTCTTTCTTTCGGGTTGAAAAATATATTCTAACGTGCTCTTTGAACACAATTGTCTGTGGAGACTGCGCATAGTTATTACAGTCAAAATTCAAACCATGACTGGTAGGATCAAATAGCTTGCCTTTCTTTATCCACTTCATTCTCCTGCTTCTTTAAATCAATTCAGCAATGCCAAATCCTTCTCTTCCCACTTGATTCCCCAAGTAGAGCATAAAGACCTTCCCCTCAAGTTCAAAAACATGCGGATAACTGACCATTTCTGAATCCCATCCAGTTGCGGAAACATCGATGCCCGCTTTTGCATCTTCTCGTTCCCAGTTAAGCAAATCATCACTTGACGCATAGCCAATCCGGTAGCCCCGTTCCCTTCCCCTATATCCAGTACCATATCTGTAGCAAAAAAACATATGATATTTTCCGTTTAAAAGGATCACATCGGGGCTTGCCTGGGCCTCATTTTCGTCAAGTATATCAGGAATTAGGTCGCTGTTGTGTTTTGTCCAGCAATACCCGTCCTCTGACGTTGCCAATCTGATTTTGTAGACAGGTTCGGGCTTCCCATTGTCGAGCACCCACCTACGACCAGCTATATAGAAAAGGTACCATTTGTTATTAAGGAACCTGATTTTTGGCCCACTCAGAATAAAGGGCTCATCGGGGCTGTAAGATAGTATCGGGCCGTTTCCAATTTTATTAAAAGTTTTACCTTCGTTTTGACTTACGGCCATCCCAATCGCAACATTGAAGGGGACAGATTCACACCTTGTCCACCCGGCATAGTAAGCACGATACTCTTCGCCATACTTCACTACAGACACCGGATAAGTACCGAACTGATCAAAAGTGCCTAACTCACCAAGTTTTAAAATTGGCTCATCGCTAACCCTAATGATGTTGAACAAGTCGTTCTTATCTAAATCCACATAGGCGGAATAGCTTACGTATTGACCATTCTTGTCGGCTGGGGGCCGGCAGGAGAAATATACTCGAACGAAAGTATCAAAAACGACCACAGAAGGAGCTTGCGCAAATTCTTTTAAAAAAGATCTTCCTTCTATTTCCAAAGGGTTAAATACCCTCCCTAACTTTTTCCAGTTAAAGTTCATGTTTAGTTAGATACTAAAGTATAGTTATTGATCAATCGATCAACTATCTCATCTACAGAAACAAACATCATCACATCCAAAATAGAGAGCCACGGTACAAAAGCATTTTCAAACTGCGAATACTCAAAAGGATTCGCCTGTAAAAAACTTAACTCTATCCCATCCAAAGCAAATTTTGAACTTGAATATAGCTCAACACCCCCAATAGGATTAATATAAGCGCTAGCGCCAAGTGTCTTACAAATTTCAATTACTTTGCTCTCTGACCTTAATTGATGATCGATATCTATGGAGGAAGAAATCACCATTTCTGTCTGTATCCCCAATTGATTACAAACGATGCGGACGGAGTTGAGAATATAATCGAAGAGGTTTTTGGACTGATAATTAAATATGTCCTCCAGCATAGGATATGTTTCATCGGCAAAGGGGGCCTTGCGATAAGCTTCCTTTATTTTTCTAAGGATTTTGGCTCTGTCAGATTCGAATGAATCAGCCAAAAGCCTATCTTTTACGCTTAAGTAGTCAGAGTCTTTTTTTAGTGGCAAAGTGAAAAATTCGTCTCTACCATTAACCAAAAATCTATTACGATTGATCCAACCCTTCTTTGTGAATTCGATGTTGTCGTAAATAACGAACTTGTCAACCGCATTGATCAACTGAAAATATCCTACATATGGGAGAAAGTAGGGTTGCATGATAGCCACTTTCATATTAGTTGTTTATCGTTCGCAGAATGATGCGACATATATAATCTACATCTGTCAAAGTGAGGGTATGGTAGAGCGGGAGGCAAAGTACTTTGCTGGCTATTAATTCACTTTCAGGGCATGATGACCTGCCAAAAAGTTCGACGGTGTTTAACGAAGGGTAAAAATACCTTCTTGGGGAAATTCTATTGGCTTCGAGATCTTGAATAACTTTCAGTGTTTGTGCCTCACTCTGAAAAACAACAGGAAAGTATGCATAGTTATACTTTGTATCCTTGTTTAAAGTTGGAAATTGGATCACACTATGTCTTAGTTTCTCAATATAATGAAGACTCTGTTGCTTCCTCTTTTGTAAAATGTCGTCTAAATAGTTTAGATTCAATAGACCCATAGCTGCATGCAGTTCAGAGTTCTTGCCATTGATCCCTACTTCCTCAAATTCTTTAGGCCCATGATGGCCAAAATTTCTAAGAAAGGCCAGTTTCTTTAACAGGTCTGAATCTTTTGTAAAAACAGCTCCACCTTCGACCGTGTGGAACAGCTTAGTAGCGTGAAAACTTGTGGTACTTATGTCCCCAAATTTAAAAATAGATTGTCCCTTATAAGTTGTTCCAAAGCAATGAGCTGCATCGTAGATAACTTTCAAGTTGTGCTTGTCGGCTATTCTACCAATCGCCTCGATATCACAGGCATTTCCAAATACATGAGTAGCCAGTATCGCAGTAGTTTTCGGAGTGATTGAAGCTTCAATCAAATCCGGGTTTATATTAAAGTTCTTTGAATCAAT contains:
- a CDS encoding glycosyltransferase, whose product is MDPVLSICLITYNHEAYIRDALDGVFMQKVNFPFELIIADDFSTDGTREIIKEFKDKHPETIRLIFQERNVGPARNWMDLITSPLGKYIAYFEGDDFWTDPNKLQTQIDFLETNPTFVGCFHNTEERYEGDYTKASFLYCNFSGAKEHTFSDITFSNAMPTCSVIFKNHLIDKYPDFFFQAKLGDWLLHLLNAQHGDYYYIPTVMAVHRLHVNSVWGMQDHQKNVLKIQNAYELMIDSGYFSDEHTELLKTGFQTFTTTHFPVKKSVLQKVAKRLADYLNRYS
- a CDS encoding GNAT family N-acetyltransferase, with the translated sequence MVSTELFFRINTALWTDIANHLNDCKENFSPCLDTKVNINEYANKIRSNAVTFEAWAQDRLVGLVAAYFNDDTHGIGYITNVSTVKAYFGMGVAGNLLSNCIEYGKVRNYHKIGLEVNCQAKPAIHLYKKHNFEANHRDGEVLKMSLKLNRSIMKDRDYNKELKDTSDHKYAYDFDFDVMHGFMLKSFTNFFRPGSLLELGSFKGDFTKRLIPHFDDITCVEASDEAIQLAKKELGGKVKFVNSLFESLELNEKYDNVILTHVLEHIDDPVLVLKKINDQWLSDNGRLFLVCPNANAPSRQIAVKMGLISHNSAITPAESEHGHRITYTLDTLERDAKAAGLNVVFRTGIFFKALANFQWDRLLQTDIISNEYLEGCYQLGHQYPDLCSSIFLLCEKGK
- a CDS encoding glycoside hydrolase family protein, with amino-acid sequence MKWIKKGKLFDPTSHGLNFDCNNYAQSPQTIVFKEHVRIYFSTRKKDQTGKFLSEIAFVDFDKELKELINFSKKEVIPLGKLGCFDEHGIFPINPLLHNGQIMAYTCGWNRRVSVSVDTSTGLAISDDNGDTFKKIGDGPVLSSSLKEPMLVGDSFVKVFDGVFHMWYIFGKNWIEAQNDEPPARVYKIAHATSNDGVSWEKKDGVEIIGSVIDENECQALPTVIKHSGYYHMYFCFRHATDFRKNPERGYRLGYAYSHDLVNWIRDDSIGGIEKSENGWDSEMMCYPHIFAVENNIYLLYNGNEFGKYGFGLAQLIDI
- a CDS encoding glycoside hydrolase family protein, encoding MNFNWKKLGRVFNPLEIEGRSFLKEFAQAPSVVVFDTFVRVYFSCRPPADKNGQYVSYSAYVDLDKNDLFNIIRVSDEPILKLGELGTFDQFGTYPVSVVKYGEEYRAYYAGWTRCESVPFNVAIGMAVSQNEGKTFNKIGNGPILSYSPDEPFILSGPKIRFLNNKWYLFYIAGRRWVLDNGKPEPVYKIRLATSEDGYCWTKHNSDLIPDILDENEAQASPDVILLNGKYHMFFCYRYGTGYRGRERGYRIGYASSDDLLNWEREDAKAGIDVSATGWDSEMVSYPHVFELEGKVFMLYLGNQVGREGFGIAELI
- a CDS encoding WbqC family protein, translating into MKVAIMQPYFLPYVGYFQLINAVDKFVIYDNIEFTKKGWINRNRFLVNGRDEFFTLPLKKDSDYLSVKDRLLADSFESDRAKILRKIKEAYRKAPFADETYPMLEDIFNYQSKNLFDYILNSVRIVCNQLGIQTEMVISSSIDIDHQLRSESKVIEICKTLGASAYINPIGGVELYSSSKFALDGIELSFLQANPFEYSQFENAFVPWLSILDVMMFVSVDEIVDRLINNYTLVSN
- a CDS encoding DegT/DnrJ/EryC1/StrS family aminotransferase, with the protein product MIPVTKPFLPPIEEYQSLIADVWQRQWLTNNGPLVNELELQLKTKLDIPHLLYVTNGTIALQLAIKALNLRGEIITTPFSYVATCSSIIWEGCTPIFVDIDSKNFNINPDLIEASITPKTTAILATHVFGNACDIEAIGRIADKHNLKVIYDAAHCFGTTYKGQSIFKFGDISTTSFHATKLFHTVEGGAVFTKDSDLLKKLAFLRNFGHHGPKEFEEVGINGKNSELHAAMGLLNLNYLDDILQKRKQQSLHYIEKLRHSVIQFPTLNKDTKYNYAYFPVVFQSEAQTLKVIQDLEANRISPRRYFYPSLNTVELFGRSSCPESELIASKVLCLPLYHTLTLTDVDYICRIILRTINN